One part of the Capsicum annuum cultivar UCD-10X-F1 unplaced genomic scaffold, UCD10Xv1.1 ctg80586, whole genome shotgun sequence genome encodes these proteins:
- the LOC124895207 gene encoding zinc finger A20 and AN1 domain-containing stress-associated protein 8-like has translation MNMCSKCQNDITLLKQEHAKLAAASSKDVVRRSSSSDGSELTLAGAAVASADLASQISQVKSKEDLKKCTACHKRVGLTGFSCKDGDLFSAIHHYSDKHNCPFDYRNAG, from the coding sequence ATGAATATGTGTTCCAAGTGTCAAAACGACATAACACTATTGAAGCAGGAACATGCAAAGCTTGCAGCTGCATCCAGCAAAGACGTCGTACGCAGAAGCTCAAGCAGCGATGGATCAGAACTTACTCTTGCAGGTGCCGCGGTTGCATCTGCAGATTTAGCCTCTCAGATTTCACAAGTGAAGTCAAAAGAGGATTTGAAAAAGTGCACAGCTTGTCATAAGCGTGTGGGATTAACGGGGTTCAGTTGCAAAGATGGTGATCTTTTCAGCGCAATTCATCATTATTCTGACAAACACAACTGCCCATTTGATTATAGGAATGCTGGTTAG